From the Trifolium pratense cultivar HEN17-A07 linkage group LG4, ARS_RC_1.1, whole genome shotgun sequence genome, the window aaacactttgaaaaaaccCTACGGAACAAATTATTTAATCCCCATGGAACATGCATGATGAAAAAGGGTATAGCAAAATAATACATAAACGCTCGTGACATGTTTAGGTTAGTTCTTGGATATTTAGATTATTAAGTTTGATTCAAACTTATATTATTTAGAATGGGCAATATACTTGTTtatcgattttttttatatagaggATCATGAAAGACTtgctattttatatatttttttacacaattattAGATGATTggtatataatttaaaaatatattgatattaTTATCCTAAAAGatgtataaattattattataaaaagaagTATTTTATTAAAGTATTGATtttgcaaacttttttttttctcaatagtTTTACAAAGAAATATGACCAtgttaagaataatttttttagaaccAAGTttatattgatattattttcataaaaagtagtattttcttataatattgattgagttcaattttaattttcaatttatccccctttttattaaaaagttgtttttgatATGTCATATAGCAAAAGATACAAAATACTGATGAAAATAATAACACACATATGATTAACTAAAATTGTTATAAAAGGTCCACTGCCACTGGACTTtaagttttaaaattaagatacTTAAACCCCAATTGTACTTGAGGTATGATATAATAGAGTAGCTGATATAAGCTTAATCCTAAACATACAACTAATCATAAACTAAACATAAACCTACTTATAAGCCCACTGCCACTGGGCTTGAAGAGTACAAATTAACATAACTTATATTAAAACCCACATCCCATAGGGTATGATATTACTTAGTTTTTAATTAGTCAGGATAACACCATGGCCAAGTCAAAGACAAATAAATTCACCACAAAACAACAGCCCTCTTCAAGCTAAATTCCATCTTAAGTAATCTTTTCAATCTTGATAGCCCTCTTCAAAAGTTTGATAGGTGCATTGTCATCTTCATAGTCATCAACCTTTCCAGGACACACTCTCTTCACTGCCTTTTTGCTCTTAGATTCTTTAGCTTCAATGGATGAAATTTGATTGGGAGTAACAAACTCTTTCTTAGATTCAGCACAATCATCAGCAACATTGACAACACCAGACTTAGCTCCCTTATGCATACCTCCCATATGAGTACCCTCAATGCCTCTAGCATTTGCTTCAGTCATATCCTAAACATTACAAATGATGAATATCAGATTTCAATTGTcctaatataacataatttattttaataaggaCAATAAGTGAAAACTACCTTATTGAACTTAGTCCCCTTTGCATCAGATGCTGCATAGTCATTTTCAGTTATGGTAGAATGAACCTCTTGAACAGAATCATCATCAACTATTACCACAGGAGTTGCAAGTTCTTCTCCTTTGCCACAAATTGCAGGCAGTGAATGTTAATCCTAAACACCATTATTCAATATTTCAGACTTTATATATCTCTATAACATGTAAATATTCTTAGCATCTTAGTCTATATAAGGCTTAACTAATTATATGCATAATATTACCTTGGCAGGAATCAGCTTCTTTTCAAAACTACCATCAGAATCAGATGCAAGGTTCACAACAGTATCAGTAAACTTGTTCATCAAATCTTGAGTAAAATCTCCAGGAGTGGAATCACAATCAACAACTTTTCCACATGATTTGCTACTACTTCCAGTCAAGGAGAGTAAATCCTAAGGAGATAAAAAAAACATCTATTTTAGCCAATTTCAGGTCAGgaactaaatattttataaacactaAATGGACAATACAAAGGCATTGTAGTTTATGACCTACCTCGGATAAGACATTGGTAGAACCGCAGATTAAAATATCTTTTcctggcaaaattacactacaagtcctttatcttatttttttgtaacactttggtcctttatcttttttttgtaacaatttggtcctttatcttttttttcgtaacactttgatccgtatcttatttatttataaaaaataaagcaccaaagtgttacaaataaaacaagataaatgaccaaactgttacaaaaaaagggactaaaatgttacaaataaaaaaaataaaggactaaagtgttacaaataaaagataaaggaccaaagtgttacaaaaaaaagataaaagaccaaagtgttacaaaaaaataagataaaggacctgtagtgtaattttgcctcttTTCCTTTACCCAACAGAGTACTTAGAGAACCAACCTCctgttataataaaaaaaaataatcaatacaATTATTAAGTTTAAACAATGTCCAGAATATTAGAGATATAAAGTTTGAATTTCATACATTGTTCAGTTTGGAAATTGAATCTTCCTCCCTATCCCACCTGTCCCTGAATATTTGGATTATGGAACTGTCGGTGCATATTTTTCTGACCTTAAAGGTTTGCTCAAATCTAGGATTCCTAGCTGGTTTAGTCTCTACTTTAAACAACCATGTTTTTTCAACCAAGCCCACAATTTCAGGGGGCACCACTTTTGGCCCAACATTCTAAATTAACAACAATAAAACTGGTTAGTTATATCAACTCACTCATGCCTAAAACAATATTaccaaatataaatattaccCTTTGATTAGTCTCTAACATATCAGCACAACTCATGTTGAACAAAGAACTTGCCTCTCTGTCAAATATCACTAATGAGGCAGAATCTGTGTGATCCATAACTCTAACCTTCATACAATATCTTATACATTGAATAAgacataaaaacataaaaaacaaagtggATCAGTAGaagcaatattttttattaaaccaaaactgtattaaatatatttgttcatATTATATACCTTGGGAAAACTTTCAAGACATGCTTATTGCATTTGTCGCAAAAGAACATGTTAAAGTCTGGAATCACAAATTTGTTACAGACACACGCAGTGTACCAGAAGCAATCTGGATTCAAAATCCTTTTGACAGTTGCACATACAACACCAAGTGTTTcctattcaataaaaaaatgtcaatcaGTCAAACTctatatatgaaatatgaacTTGGGATATATAGTATTTGAGTTAGTTGGTTATCTTACTGTTGTTGCATCTTTAAGTCCTTGCAAAGTCATTCTAGGGGTATTGAATATAAACTCATCAATTGGTCTAACTGGTGGTTCAACACTTATTTGAGTAAGAGTCATTGGAGAAGGACTCTCAAGTGTGTCAGGCAGACTTTATACAAAAAACATGTTGAAAATATAGTAAGTAAAGTATCTACAAAGGTTGATATTATTCAAgtattaataaataaacaattaaaaaagcATTCAAGACACACCTTTCCCTCAAGACTATGCTTTCCGGACAACTTGGGTTAAAAAACAACCGTGTGCAATTCATATAGTTTTGTATGTGAATCTTGTCTACAAATTTCATATCAATTACTTCAGTTTCAATATGCAAAACATATATAGATTTAGACAACTATTAGCCTTCACATATATTGtaaaactaaatataaatatatatgttataCTCAGCTAACCTTGATAAGTCTTGGCCTTGCTAGTTGCACAATAACTACTGCATTGTTGTAATCTCCAGAAGCAATAAAAGCATTTAGTTCATCAACATACAGACCAAATAGAGTGCATTGAATCTTATGCATGTGACATGGATATTAATATAACAAACTCAGTTAAACATATTATTTTACTTTGATTCAGTTTATAATGCAAGTAAAAAAACCCAGACTTAGTATAGagcaacaaataaaaatatccaTACCCTTGTGCCTCTAGAGCAATCACATTAAGCTTAGTGGTAGATCCATTATGGCTTGTTACCTCACGTTCTGTTCCAACACCAGTCAACACCCCTATAACATctgaaaaatcatcaaaatatttttatcatatatacATACAAACTTTTGGAATAAATAACATAGAAAATACTCAAATGCAAAACACATACCCATTAAGTAGTCAGTATCATAACTTCCACTCACAACATCAGAAATAAGAACTAAATGAAACGGAGATCCCTTAACATCATGGTTCGTAATCCTCTGAACCACAGATCCAAACTGGAAATTCATCTTGTAGCGATGTTGAGTAGTACGGTATGCTCCACCATTAGTCGAAACCCCCAAATTTTCAAAACTATAAACTTTTCCTTCACTTAAATCATCCTTAAATTTATAGATAAGTGTTTTCTTAACAGTTGCATGGATTCTTCCACCCTCAGAATCCATCAAAACCATTTCTAAAGAAAAAGGACTGTTAGGTCGAGAGAAATCAGAAACTTCCCATAGCCTTAAAATTTTTGCCTTTAAATTCCAACTTGTTCTCTCagaatcaattttttcaatttcagaAAAATGCTCACCATTACCAATCATGAAAGccattttcaaataaaaacagtttttttttttatttttttatttaatttcgcAAATAAAATCGTGTTTGAAAAAAGGAATTAAAACAGATGAGGTGTGAAGGGTATGAATTTGTTTGGTGCAGCGGAGACAATAAACTACATAACTGCTTAAATAGACAAACCCTCTAACCCTATTTCaattataaaatgaataaatcgATTGAATTTCAAGGCGGGAGAATctgaaattgaaattcaaaGTTACCTTTTACCTATTCATCTGATCTTATCCCTTTGGAGGGAAATCCAAACTGCACGCGCCTTGACCAAACCTGCAAAATCAACAGATAATGAATCAATAAAATGGGTATTATTCAACATTGGGTTTTTCATCGTGTAAAGACATGAGAAAATTTTCCCAAATTAGAGGAGGATTTGAAGAGAGAGAAGGGATTAAAATGGAATTTCTCTCGCTTTGACAGTGTGAGAAGTAGATGTTGCATGGATAAGGGATTGAAGCTTTTTGGatttgaaaattgtttcaaatttcatagCCGAAAGGAGAAGATGAATTCTGAGAACACATGTATGATGAAAACGACACCTCTCTGCTCTTCGCCTGTGTTCGCTTTGCCCGcatgcgttttttttttattattttgcacAATCCGGACCGGGCTTGGTTGGACTGGACTCTTGCTTTTGGCCCAATAAGCGAACACATGAATGAGAGGGAAAGATAATTCAAAATCATGGCcaaaataagcaaaaaatttcaaatttttccaGCTAGGAATTTGGCAGATTGGATGTGTGATTACCATGTGTAAAAAATTGCCATTTAACTGAGTTCAATTTGTGTAGTTTTAATGATAACTAAggatatttaaataattttcttatttattagcGGGTATGGATATCCGCGGGCATGGATACCATTAAATCTGTATCCATATCCATGAAGTGTCGggtaattaaaatatcaatttatttCATCCGTGGATATCCATTAAGTTATCCGCCTCGTATCCGTGGCGAATTTTGTCCGCGAATATTTGCGGGTATGTATATTTTTGTCATTCCTAAGTGAAACTCAATGTGGCATGAATGATCAAACCGAGCTTTTCATGAAGAAGGTAGAGCTCATCATGACATGAACAATCAAATTGAGTTAACATATAGAAGTCAAAGCTTAAAGTATTTTGAATGATCAAACTTATTTAGACATATTGGATGGTCTAAGTATATATTTTACAATAAAGaaacacaaaatattttttttatcaaatctcaaaaatataattctaaaTTGGTGAATgtacatataatttttattttttattttttccgtTGTAATAAAATTGTCAATTACTCGTTGATTTTTTCACCGTTGAGTGATTTTCTTAAggtttttccatttttcatattataataCTCTTTCATGTAGGTTTTGTATAATTAGATAGTGTGGGAAggtatattttataataactagaactttgacccatgcggtgcatgagtctaattaagtgtaatatgtaacaataaaaaataaatacaaaaattctaagagcattttcagtaagagtagtatagggaatttcatggactaattattctatatttgtttatgtgcttattgtatattttatatattttttaaataattttggaaccccatcgttttgtttacttattaaaaaaaattgctgataattaaagattaaaaaattgatgataaggAATGTTATATATTATAAAGGAATTAGGgatcatatgtatatatttatatatataaacattcaAAAAATGACATGTTTACTACTTACTCCAAATCTTCCAAAGTAAGAAAtgggaaaaacaaaaattgtaatACTTTGGtcgtaaaatatttaaattaacaaatgtgaaaaaagaaatgggaaaaacaaaaattttaattaCCAACTAACTTGTCTTCTTCTGTTGAATCCAAAATAAGTTTGAACGACTTGAAATCAAACTTATTAATTGGAATAGTTGGATCGTTGATTTTGGTAAACTTTGTATTCGAAGTCGCATTTAACTTATACTTATGTGCTGTGATCCGAAAATCACCTTCGTTAAAACCAAGCATGACCTTTTCCACAACATAAGTGCATCCTTCCTCAACCATTTCTCTAATGTGTGACACCAGGGCCTTCCGCACGACAAATTGTATTTTGTCACCCTTGACAACAAAAATTAGAAAGaacaaatatgttatttttaatatatgtacatatatgaaaataagctaaataaaaaaaaaaaaacaaatatacataAACGAATTACCTGATCATCAACCAAAAGAAGATTCATGAAAATTACTTCATTAGGACGGTacttattagtattaattatagGCGTATTAATTAACTTCTAAAATTAAACGACATTAAATGTATTAATTAATTGCTTGATATTTAAcatctttacattttttttaacacaatttATGTAACCATATTAGGGATATATACCgtaaaaaaatactcaataaaTATATAGAATACAAAAGgacaaccaatatatatatagaatacatTTAATCACTAAACAATATTTGAATCCtaaattgcttcaaaaaaaaatatttgaatccTAAATACTTTGCAaacacgtaaaaaaaaaacaatatttagaTCTACAAAAGGACAACCAATATATATAGAATACATTTAATCACTAAACAATATTTGAATCCTAAATACTTTGCAaacacgtaaaaaaaaaaggaatgttaataaatataaaggaAATTATTGATAgtgtttatcaattattgcacataattttaatcacacaATTTGTATACTTGGCATAGTGGTTGAGAAtattgcattgaagggttgcgggttcaaatcttagtcaagacaaaattgtattattttttattaaaaattgcaaGACAAAATGGAGGGAAACAGGAAAagcaaattagggtttagaaattgcttgtgtatacaagcttataatataaaagatatatttgtgGGGAGGGGATTATAGGTATTTttgtattctttcttttttctttttttaattcttaataaaataaaatgattatttttatttataaaaaaaaagggtgatcttgtaaaaaaaacagTGTTGtgtcattttcattttgttttgttttgattgtaAAGAAACAAACCATCAAAATCTCTGACTCAAAGAAAAGAATCACGGTCTGGATCTGACCGTAATAATACATCATCTAGCGAAgcacgagagagagagagagagagagagagaggtttgGCGAGGAGAAGAACGATCATCGATGATACTCCTGCAGTCCCATTCAAGATTCTTGCTTCAAACTCTCTTGAATCGCCTTCAAAAGTTAGTAATACTCATTCATTCtcgctctttctttctttccaaaACGCCTGCGTTTTGATTGATTCTTTTCTCTTCCTAATTCCACCACTCACTTCACTACTATTACTCTACTgcatactttaattaattatcttCATTTCTCTCTTTCAGTATTGAAAAAGGTGTTGAACTCGATCACCACTGGGTTGAGTTTGACGATGTTCGATATCATATTCAGGTAACAATCTTATGTTTTCATTAAcacaattattatcattattaattCCCTAGTAATACTGCTTAATTTTacactatatatatagttatagtTATTGTTAGCTATAAGTAAAGTTAAtgtaccaacaatgaattggtccggGTCTTGGACCCCTTAAGCAGGTGGTCAGGGGTTCCATTCCTGCCTCCTGCCTATGGAAAGAATCCGGCTGGGAGGGGAGAACTCACCTTGTGTGCCCCCACACGTTCCATGACGGAGATTAATCATTGCTAAGGACGGTGGAAACTTCGTGGTAgccaaaaaaaaagtcaatgttGTTGAATAGCGGCTACAAAGACACTATACGTGTagcaaaaattgaataaaatgctATTGTTATTTGTTATGGGCTTTATGCATAAGCTATTTctgtaacaaaagataaaataaagttttaagtgttttcatataagctattctagagagcttatagaaataagctgaaaacagcttatggactTACCATAATTTGTTTCTATAAAATCTTCCAAACAGTCACACAAGTGGTTATACCGATCAATAAATTCAAAC encodes:
- the LOC123924414 gene encoding uncharacterized protein LOC123924414, coding for MNCTRLFFNPSCPESIVLRESLPDTLESPSPMTLTQISVEPPVRPIDEFIFNTPRMTLQGLKDATTETLGVVCATVKRILNPDCFWYTACVCNKFVIPDFNMFFCDKCNKHVLKVFPRYCMKVRVMDHTDSASLVIFDREASSLFNMSCADMLETNQRNVGPKVVPPEIVGLVEKTWLFKVETKPARNPRFEQTFKVRKICTDSSIIQIFRDRWDREEDSISKLNNEVGSLSTLLGKGKDILICGSTNVLSEDLLSLTGSSSKSCGKVVDCDSTPGDFTQDLMNKFTDTVVNLASDSDGSFEKKLIPAKD
- the LOC123924417 gene encoding uncharacterized protein LOC123924417 — encoded protein: MAFMIGNGEHFSEIEKIDSERTSWNLKAKILRLWEVSDFSRPNSPFSLEMVLMDSEGGRIHATVKKTLIYKFKDDLSEGKVYSFENLGVSTNGGAYRTTQHRYKMNFQFGSVVQRITNHDVKGSPFHLVLISDVVSGSYDTDYLMGMCFAFEYFLCYLFQKFVCIYDKNILMIFQML